In Polyangiaceae bacterium, the DNA window GAGGTCGCCGAGGTGAAGGCCAACGCGCCGCTCACCATCGGCCGCCGCAGCGCGAACACCGAGCTCTACACCATGAAGCGCACCGACTACGACGCGTGGAAGAAGAGCTACAAGCCGGGCAAGGACGAATTCAACGACCCGGAGCTGAAGAAGCTGTTCGAGAGCGACAAGGTCGTAAAGTGCGACACTGCTCCGACGCGCGTATTCCAGCTGCCCAAGGACGACCCACGAGACGCCGTGCTGCAGACGCTGAAGCTCGAGTCCGCGAAGCCGTGCCACGTGACCGAGGCGAGCGCGCAGGCCAAGGCGGCCCCCGACAGCGACCCGAAGCCGACGCCCGCTGCGGATCCGAAACCAACTCCGGCGTCGGAGCCTCCGCCGAACCCCACGCCGTCCTCGCCGCCGAAGAGCGGCTGCGGCGGCTGCGCCACGGGCGGCGCGCCCTCGCCCGGAGGCGCGCTGTCACTCCTGGCGCTCGGCGCCGCGGTGCTGCTGCGGCGGCGCCGTTAGACGCCTCGCGCTACGCTTTCGGAGACCCGATGGCCCAACCAGTTCTGCCCACCTGCAGCTATCAGGAGTACTTGGAGCGACTCGAGGCGAGCGAGATCCGCCTGGAGTTCGTCGACGGTATCGTCTACGCGATGGCAGGGGGAACCCCGGCCCACAATCGAGTCGTGATGCGATTGACGCTTCATGTGGGTGGTCAGCTGCCGAAGCGCTGTGAAGCCTATGGCTCCGATCAGAAGATCCGCGCGCACAACGCGGGATACTTCCCGGATCTCAGCATCGTCTGTGGTGCGCCGTCGACCGCACCGGACGATCCGAACGCTTTCACGAATCCGTCCACCCTGTTCGAGGTGCTCAGCCCATCCACCGCCGGCACCGACCAGACCACGAAGGCCGAGCGCTACAAGGCCTTGGCCAGCCTCCAAGAGTACGTGATCGTCGCGCAACCGGAACGTCGCGTCGTGGTGCATCGCCGCACGCCGGACGGCTTTCAACTCGAGGAGTACGGTCCAACCGACGTCATCGCGCTCTCCTGCGGAGTAAAGCTTCAAGTCTCCGAGCTTTACGCTTGAGCCACCCGGCGGCGACGCGACTCGCCGCTACCCGATGTCCACGACCGTCACGTTGCGATAGGGCGCGGAGAGCTTGCGGAGGTCGCCAGCGTCGGCTGTCAGAACCACGCCGCCGCCCAGTTCAACGGCAGCCGCTACGACATGGGCGTCGACCATGAAGGTAGAACCAACGCCTGCGGCGGCGAGGATGCCCCCGACCAGACGCGCCATGCTGCGATCCGTCGGGCGAACGTAGATGCCCGTTTCGCCCGTTTCGCGAGATAGACAGGCATCCAAGAGCTGGTCATGGTCTCTTCCGCGGTACAGCTCAGCGAGCACGACGGCCGGCACGACGACCTCGCGCCCAAGGCGGAACGCCGCGCTCATGGCTGCCCGGACTTCCCGCTGGCGCTTGGTAGAGCGGCCGCCAAGCGCAGACATGGCCTCGGCATGGAGGACCAAGCATCGGCTCATGAATGCAGCGCCTCGTACTTGGCGATGGTAGCCTCTGCGACCTTTCCGTGGCGTCGGTCCAAGTCCGCCAGTAGCTCGCCCAGGAGGCGCTGCCGCCGTCGCCGCGCGAGCGCATCTCGCACCGCCTCGTTCACCTGTGTAGACAGCGCAACCTCAGAAGCTTCGAGCTCCGCGACCAGCTCGGCATCCAGGGAAACGGAGATCTTGCGCTTCGCTGCGGTCATACCAATCGCGTACCATGGTAAGACCCGTGAGCCTGAGGTTCCGCGGCGGACCAACAAACACCCGGAATTTGCCCGGGATTGGCGCCGGCGGCGATGCTCCGCGCGAGATGCGCGCGCGTTCCCTTTTGTGGCTGGCTCTGGCGATGGCGGGTTGCGGCAAGAAGCCCGCGGGCGCGGAAGTGCCGCCGGAGCCCAGTCGGGCTCCCGCTCCGCCGGAGCCCACGGCGATCCTTTACCAGCTACCGAAGAAGCCGCCGGCGGTGGCCGCGCTCTCTCCCAAGGTCTACATCCGTAGCGCGCCCGCGCCCGGAGCGCCGGAGATCGGCGCCATTCACATCGGCACCTGGGTGGATCTGAAGCAGCCGAAGCCGGTGGGCACGAACGGCTGCGCGGGGGGCTGGGTGGCGGTGGAGCCGGAAGGCTACGTGTGCCTCGATCGCAGCACCACGCTCGACATCGAAGGCCATCCGCTGCTCGCCGCGATCCAAAAGCACCAGGGGGACTTCTCGGCGGCGGCGCCCTACCGCTGGGCCGAGTCTCGCGAGGCGCCGCTGTATCGCCGGCTGCCCACGGAAGAAGAGCAGGCGCGCAGCGAGTACGATCTCGAACGGCACCTGCGACGCGTCGACAAGGCCCGGAAGGATCCCGAGCACGTGCCCTCGACCCTCGCGGGCGTGGACCTGCGCCCGGCAACGGGGAGCGTCCCAGGGTTTCTCGCCGATGGCGCCGTGTCGCCGTGGTCACAGGTGAACACGCCGGGGGACCCGCGCGTGCGCGCCGGGCGCGTCCCCACGCGCTCCAGCATTGCCTATACCGACGAGTTCTTCGCGAACGGGCGGAGCTGGCTTTTGACCAGCGATCTGTTGCTGGTACCGAAGGACCGCGTAGTCCCGCTCGAGCCGGCGACCTTCGCCGGCGTGCACCTGGACGAGCACGTGCGGCGCCTGCCGCTGGCGTTCATCCGCCGCGAGCCGCGGCCCAAGTTCCGCTTCGTGAGCGACGCCACGGCGAAGCGCGAGCCGAGCGGCGTGGTGCCCGCGGCGGACTTCACCCAGGTGGAGGACGCCGAAGGTGGCCACTTCGAAGAGACCGGCGCGACCTTCGAGCGCCTGGCGTGGGTGGGGCTCACGGGCCACGTGCGCCGGAGCCGCAGCGTGCGCTACCTCGAGACCCGGGACGACGGCATCTGGATCCGCGAGGACGACGCCACGGTGGTGCAGAGCGAGCCTCCGAAGGGCTTCGAGCTCGCGCCCGGGGAAAAGTGGATCGACGTGAGCATCTTCCGCGGCACCCTGGTCGCCTACGAAGGCCGCCAGGCGGTGTTCGCCACGCTGATCTCGCCCGGCATGAATGGCTACAAGCGGATCAACGGCGAGCCCGGCAAGTACACGACGCCCACGGGCACCTTCCGCATGGAGTGGAAGCACCTGTCCACCACCATGTCCCCGGACCCGAAGCGCATGAGCTACTACCTATCCGAGGTCCCCTACACGCAGTTCTTCCACATGCCCTTCGCCCTGCACGCCGCCTACTGGCATGATCGCTTCGGCGAGCCCAAGAGCGGCGGCTGCGTGAACCTCTCCGTGAAAGATGCCCAGTGGCTGTTCGGCTGGACCGACCCCAAGCTTCCCGACGGATGGCACAGCGTACGTTCCGGCGGAGATCGCGGCGAGGGCACCTGGGTGCGCGTGCACTGACGCTCGGCGTGCTCGCGGCGGCGGGCGTGCTCACGCTCGCTCCGCGGGCGATGGCGTCGGATCGGCCAGCGCCTCGGCCCACGTTGCCCTGGCTCGTGACGCAGCTCTTACCGAGTCCGGAGCTCGCCGCGGGCGACGGCGCGCGCTTCGGGCTCTCGTGGCAGCTCACGCCGGTGCTGTACTCCTTCGGGATCCATCGGCGGCTGTCGCCCTGGCGGAGCTTCGTGGTGGAGCCTCTCACGCGCCAGAGCGGATCCATCGAGCTGTTCGCCGCGCCGGCATACCTGGCCTACGGCAGCGCGCGGGATCGCTGGTCGGGTCGCGTCGGCGTGCGCTCCTACTTTCCGCTGGTCCAGCGCGGCGAAAACCTCTCGCTGTCCCTCGGCAGCTACTACTTCCGCACGCTGTCCGGGGAAGACGCCGTGGCCTACGAGCTTGGCAGCTACGTGCTGTACGGCTTCATCGGGATGCGCTTCGCGGTGGCTCCGGCCTTCGACGCCCGCCGCTACCTCACCACCCTCAGTGTGCGGGCGTTCTGATGCGGCGAGCGCTGTTGCTCCTGTGCGCGCTGCTTTCGAGCGGCTGCATCGTGCCGGTGGGGCGCTTCTTTGCGCCCGTGTTCGAGACGCCCGCGCGCGTCCCGAACAAGATCACCGAGCCCGTGCGGAAGGACGCCCACCTCGCGGTGCTGTGGGTCGGCCACGCCACGGTGCTGATCCAGATCGACGACAAGATCATCCTCACGGATCCGGTGTTCACCAACGCCGTGGGTCAGCTCAGCGCGCGGCTTTCGGAGCCGGGCCTCGCCGCGGAGAACGTGCCGCCGGTGGATGCCGTGCTCATCTCCCACCTGCACTTCGACCACCTCTCCCTCGGCAGCCTGGAGCTTCTGGAGCCCAAGATCCGCACGCTGGTGATGCCCCAGGACGGCCTGGTGTACCTGACGGACTTCTCCTTCCCCGCAATGGAGCTCCCTCGCTGGCACAGCGTGGATCTCGACGGCCTTCGGATCACCGCGGTGCCGGTGGTCCACAACGGCATGCGCTACGGCATCGACATCGGTTGGATGAAGCGCGCGTTCACCGGTTACGTGATCCAGTACCACGGCGTCACCGTGTACTTCGGCGGCGATACCGCCTACGGCCCGCACTTCAAAGAGACCCACAATCGCTTCGGCCACATCGACCTGGCCCTCTTGCCCATCTCGCCCATCGAGCCGCGGAGCTTCATGAAGAAGTCCCACGTGGATCCCGAAGAGGCCGTCCGCGGTTTCCTCGAGCTGGGGGCCGAGCGCATGGTGCCCATGCACTACGACACCTTCGTCAATGGCCAGGACGAACCTGGGGACGCCCTGCGTGCGCTCCGCAGCGCAATGAAGCGCCACGCGTTGGACGCCGAGCGCGTCGCAATCCTCCGCATCGGCGAGCAGCGCGTGTTTCTACGCCGCTGAGTCAATCCGCGAGCGGGTTTTCGTACACCTTCGCGACCGGAAGCTCGGCCCCGAGACTCGATAGCTCGGCGGACTCGCCTTCCCCTGACACATGGCGAGACCAAGAGCCGTCCGCTTCCCGGCGTACGACCTCGATTTGCTGCCGCCCCTGAGCAACGAACACGATCTCCTGCAGCGAGGGAATCTGCTGATAGTGTGCAAGCTTGTCGCCGCGATCGTAGTCTTCCGTCGAAGGGCTCAACACCTCCACCAGCACGCACGGGTTGGTCACCGTCTGCTGAGTGGGATCGTCCGGATCGATCTCCAATTTTCCACACACGACACTCACGTCTGGATAAGTGCCAAGGCCGGTGGCCTTGATGCGAACCCGCAGATCCGAGGTGAACACCCGGCACTTCTTCCCCGCCAGACGCACGTTCAACAAGGCCACGACGTTCCCCGCGACCGCCGCATGTTCCGGAGAGCCTCCGGCCATGGCCCACACCTGCCCGTTCAAGAACTCGAGCTTCACGGCGGCGTCCTCCGCCAGCACGACGTACTCGGCGAAGGAGAAGCGGCGACTCATCGCGAGCACCAGTGTAGCGCATCCCGCGACGGGGCTCGCGCCGCACCAACAAAGATGAGCTACTTCAGCTTGTCCACGATCGACTTGCTGGACTCTTCCGACTCCTCGGCGTTGGCAGCAGCGACCTGCGCGGCGTTCTTGTTATCCTCCGAGATACCGTGCAGCTCGTACGCGAGCTTGGACGAGAGGTCCGCCACCTGGTCGTGCTCCGTCTGCAGACGAGTCCGTAGCGTTTCGGCCTGCGGCTTCGTCATGCTGGCGCTCTTGGCGGCGCCGTTGGCCTCGAGCCAGCCGACGGTGCGCTTGGGGCTCGCCCCCCAGCTCGCCAGCGCTGCGCTCACCTTCTGAACGGACGACGACAAGCGAGCCACGGCCGCGTCCGTGTCTTGCGCCTTCTGGGCCGCGCTCTGGAGCGCGCTGGCGCTCTGATCCATGGTCGCGAGCAGCACCAGGGCGCCCACGGCAACGGCGTCCTTGCTGCCCAGGCTCTGCACGTCACTCCGGATGGCGGCGACCAGCTTGGGGCTGAACTGGAAAGGCTTCTTGGCCTTGTGCGCGGCGTGGATCTCCGCCAGCACGCGGGCGCCCACGCGAGCCAGCGCGGCGCGCTGCGCAGCCGAAAGCTTCTTCTCCAGCGCGGACGCCTTGGCTGCGCGCAGGGCGGACAGCTTCAGCGCCGCGCGCGCGCCCTTCGCCTCCGCAAACGCGAGCTGGATGGCGAGAGCATGACTCTTCACGAACGCGCCGGGCTTCTTCTGCACGTTCAGCTTGGGGGCGGCCGCGGCCCCGGAAGCAAGCAACACACCCGACATGATCAGCCAAGCGAACCTCATCAGTGCCACCTTTCGACGTACCCCGAGCTTCGTCTTACGGAAGCACGGGGAGAGCTCCTTCCCCGGAATCTTCCTCTGGGTGTTGGTCCGCCGCGGAAACGCCGCGAAAAGAGCGACGGCGTGCTGCGACGTTCGGGCGGCCCCACCCGTCGGTTTTCGATTTTTTCGTGAACTCGCCCCCGGTGGGGACGAACCCCACAAGCCATGTCACCGCCCGAAATTCGGCTGCGCTTCGATCGCGGCACGTTGCTCCTCGACGGCAGCGCTCCGGCCGCCGAGATGGAAGCGCTCCCTGGAGTGCTGTGGGACCCGCGCGTCGGCGCCTTTCGCGCGCCGGCCCATCGACACCCGGAGCTGTGCGCCGCGATCGTCGCGCGGCGGCTTTCGCTCCAGGACGACGTGCTCGCGATCGACACGCTCGAATGTCAACGTCCCGAGCTCAGGCCGTACCAGAAGAGCGCGCTGCTGTCGTGGCACCTCGCAGAGCGGCGCGGCGTCGTGGTGCTGCCCACCGGCGCGGGCAAGACCCGCGTCGCCATCGCGGCGCTCTCGGATCTGGGCGCTTCGGCGCTGTGCATCGCTCCCACGCGCGCGCTCATGCACCAGTGGCACGACGAGATCGCCAAGGTGTACGCCGGCCCCATCGGCGTGTTGGGCGATGGCCACAAGAGCGTGCTGCCCATCACCGTGGCCACCTTCGAAAGTGCGCTCCGCGCCATGCCCCGCATCGGACATCGCTTCGGCCTGCTGGTCGTGGACGAAGCCCACCACGCCGGCGGCTATTTGCGGGAAGAAGCCCTGGAGATGTGCGCGGCCCCGGCGCGTCTGGGTCTCACGGCCACGCCGCCGGACAACAGCGAGGTGCTCTGCCGCTTGGTGGGCCCCACGGTGGAGCAACTGGGCGTGCACGATCTCGCCGGGCGCTACCTGGCGGACTTCGAGATCTTCGTGCTCCGCCTTTCCTTGGACCTGGACGAGCGACGTCGCTACGAGGCAGACCAAGAGATCTTTCGCGACATCTTCCGGCAGTTCCGGGAGCTCATGCCCGCCGGCAGCTGGGCGGACTTCACCCGCGTCGCGTCGCGCACCCAGGACGGGCGGGACGCGCTGGCAGCGTGGCGCCGCATGCGCACCCTGGTGGCCTGGACGCGGGGCAAGTCTCGCGCCGTGCGCGAGCTCTTGCGCGACAGCTGGGACTGTCGCGTGCTGGTGTTCACGGCGGACAATCGCACCGCTTATGCCATCGCTCGCGAGCACCTGATCATGCCCATCACCTGTGACATCAAGAAGCGGGAGCGCGAGAGCGCGCTGACCGCCTTTCGCGAGGGTCGGCTGCGCGCGTTGGTGAGCGCCCGGGTCTTGAACGAGGGCATCGACGTGCCCGACGCAGACGTCGCCATCATCGTGGGCGGCACCCAGGGCGAGCGGGAGCACGTGCAGCGCATCGGCCGCCTGCTCCGGCCGCGCCCCGGCAAGCGCGCTCGCGTGTACGAGCTGGTCACGCTGTCCACCGCGGAAGCGCGCCAATCGAGTGAAAGGAGGAAGAGCCTTGTTGCCCCGTTCGGCTTTGGCCTGTGAAACCGTCGGCTCCGAGCTCTTCCCGCGTTGGCTGTCGGAGCGGGACGAGCCCTGGCTCGCTGCCCTGCTCGACGAGCACGCGCGATACACCGGCGAGCGCCGCGCGGAGCTGGCGGCGCGGCTGCGGGAGCCCCTCTCCCCCGCGCCCCCGAAAAAGAAGCTGGAGGCCGTCGCCTGCGTGCTCGAGAAGATGACGCACGATCGCACCGAGGCCGCCGTGCCCCCGGTGGACGCGCGACGCCTGGTGTTCGAAGCCGCCGCGCGCCACGGGCAGGCAGCGCTCGCGAAGGTCTCGGAAGAGCTCGGCATCGGGGAGGACCAGCTCGCGGGCTCGCTGTTCGCGGACCTGCCCAGTGAGCGTCGCGTGCGGCCGTTGCCCACGGAGCTCACGCCAGGGCAGCTCTCGCGGATCACGAACCAAGAGCTCGCTGGCTCGCTCCTGGCGCGCAGCACTCGCGTGAGCGCGGAGCTCGTGGGTCATGCGCGGCAGGTGGTGCGCCACGCCCAGCGCGTCGGCCTCTTGTGCGTGGCGACGGAAGCCCAACGCGACGCCGTGCGCCTGGAGGTGTCCGGCCCCCTCGCCCTCTTCCGCCACACCCGGGTCTACGGTCGCGCCCTCGCCTCCCTGGTGCCGCGCCTCGCCTGGTGCGACAGCTTTCGTCTGGTTGCGGACGTGGATCTGGGAAACGCCGACCCGCAGCAGCTCCTCCTCACCCAAAGCGATCCCATCTTCGTCTCCGGCGTGCCGCCCCCCTTCGAGAGCCCGCTGGAAGAGCGCTTCGTGCGCGACATGTGCCGAGCCAGCAAGAGCTGGGACATCGTGCGGGAGCCCACGGCGCTGTCCATCGGCGGCCGTCTGGTGTTCCCCGACTTCGAGCTCCGCCACCGCAAAGACGACAGCCGCCGAGTGCTCGTTGAGATCGTCGGCTACTGGACGCCGGAGTACCTGCAAGAAAAGCTGCGCGCCATTGGGGAGCGCAGCTGGATCCTGTGCGCCAGTGAACGCCGTGGCTCCGCCGACCGGAGCTTCCCCGGCGCCGAACGCATCCTCTGGTTCAAGGGCCGGATCGATCCGCGGGCCGTGCTGGAGCGACTGGGGTAGCGCCTACTCCACACTTGGCGCCGCGTCTGCCGGCACGCCGCCATCCGCCACGGACTCAGGAACAGCGGGCGGCGGCGCCTCGACCGGTGGAGCAGACGCGTCAACGGGCTCGGTTTTCTGCGCCTCTTCCAGCGTGAAGCCCGCGTGACCGCCGAAGGTGATCCGTCGCAGCAATCCCACGAAGTCAGGCAACGTTGCGTCGAAGTCCGAGGGTACACCAATGTACTCGGCGAGCAGCAGGATGGGGAACTTGTCGCGCACTCGGCCACTGACTCTCTCCTCGAGACCCGTGCGCGCGAGCACGATCATGACCCTCGCTTCCACCGCCTTGGGGTCCACCCTCAGCCGGTCGACGTTCGAAACATCGACCACCACGGCGTAGGCATCTCTTCCTGCTAGCTTGCCGTTCATCGAACGTACGACCTTCGCGGCGTAGCGCTGTTCGTTGTTGGTTTCGTAGAGTGATCCCTCCAGCTCCACGGTTCGGTAGCCGCCGCCGGAAATGCCTGACACGATTCCGTCCATCAGGACCCGCAACTCCTTGTCGCGTAGTCGCTGCTCAATCGGCACGGTGCGGAGCCAGACTACAGCTGTGGTGCGGCGATGGGTGAAGCGAAGGTCGAAGAGCGGGACGGTGCCCACGTCATCCGATTTCCCGTCTCCGTTGACGTCCAAGTACAGGGTGGCCTCGTAGTCGTCGCCGGTCTTGGGCACGAGCCCGTGGCCGCGATCGTAGAAGTTGTCGAGTTGCCAGTCGTCGGGCATGAGGAGCTGCCGCGCTTCATCCGAGTAGCGTACCGAGTAGGGGTACTCGGGGTGCTGGTAGCCGAGCTTCCCAAACTCCCCCACGCCGGAATGGCAGGCGTACGCCAAGGCGGCGGCTACAACGCAGTGGGCGACGGTGCGCGGTTTGATCATGACGCTACGCTAGTACAATCCGTGCGTCCGCCGCGCGACGGGGATCACCCCGCCGCGTTGTGCAGAACTTGCACAAGTTGTCAGGCGGTGTTGCACAACACGCCGCTCGACCGCCTGACGCCACTGAAGGCATGGGCCGATCCTGAGCGGAGGGACTCGGCATCCCGCAACGGCCTGGAATTCCAATGGTGTGACTACAGATCCAGCCAAGGAACCATAGCCGCGCTACGCTGATCGGATGCGCCGGCTCGGCATCTTCTGGGTGATCGCGGTCCTGTCCCTCGCTTGCTCCTCACGCTCCACCACCCGCAGCGCGACTCCGGACGCGGGCGGCAGCTCGGGAACCGACTCGGGCTCCGGAGGCACCGCCGGCGGCGACGCCGCGGTGACGTGCGACGCGCCATCGCAGTGCATCCAGCCACCGCCGAGCGGCTGGCAAGGCCCCATCGCGCTCTACACGGGCGCCCCCAACACGTCGCCCGCCTGCCCGCTGGACTACCCCGACCCCGCCTTCACGGCCCACGGCGATCCGACCGGCGCACCGGCGACCTGCAGCGCCTGCACCTGCAGTTCCAATCAAGTGTCGTGCAGCCTCAGCGTCATCTACAAGAACGCGCCCTGCGCCGGCACGCCCACGACCACCAGCACCCAACCCATCAAGGCCGGGGAGTGCGTCGCACTACCCACCAGCGTGGCGCCGGGTTCCGTTACGGTCAGCGGCTTCGCGGCACCGACGGGCACATGCGCGCCATCGGGCGGGAGCGCGAGCACCGATACGCCAGCCTGGGGCACGGACGTGCTCGGCTGCAGCATTGCTCCTCCACAGTGCGCCGGCGGCGTGTGCGTGCCGGAGCCCAGTGGCGGCTTCGAGCCGAACGTGTGCGTGTGGCAAGAGGGCGACCTCGGTTGCCCCGCCGGGCTGTATCCGAAGAAGCGCGTCTTCTACAAGTCGTTCGCCGACACGCGCGGCTGCACGCCGTGTGCCTGCGCACCCATGGTCGGCGCCCAGTGCGCCGACGGCACCGTGGGGTTCTACCCGAAGGATGGCTGCGTCAACGCCGCCTCCCCGATCCTGGCATTGGGTAGCTGCACGGACGCGGACGTCTCGACGACGGAGGCCCTGAAGCTCAACGGCGTGAGCGTGAAGGCCGGCACCTGCGCCGAGAGCGGCGGCGACCCCAGCGGCAGCGTGGATGGCGGCGATCCCATCACCGTTTGCTGTCGCTGAAAGGGCCTGCGCGGCTCGGCGTGCCCTCGCTCCCGCAATTGAGCCCGGTGCTTCTTTGACGAACACGCAGAAGGCGTTCAAGAGAGGTGTCGCCGTTCAGATGCGGGACCTTCGCCAGCGAATGGGACGCGCGCAGCGCTGGCGCGAGCTCCCCGAATAAAATCGCGACGCGATGTCGAATTCAGTGGACAGGATTTCGGGCGCGCAATGCCTCGCCACTGCGTCTCGCGTCACGATGCGCGCAGGGGCGCACGTCCGCGCGCGCTGAGCGCGTTTCGGTTCGGTTTCGATTTCCAAGGCATCCCGCGCTCTGAACGCGCAGCAGCGAGGCGCTGAAAGAGCCAAAATTTCGCGTGGTATGTCGATGAGAACCCAAGGGGGACTCATGTCGAACCAGAACCACGAACGTCACGAATCCCAATCGCCAAGCGAGCTCGATGCACTCTCGAACGACGCGCTTTGGCAAAGTACGCTGACGGCGAACGCCGCTCGTCGCCGTGCTATCGCACGACTTCTAATGCATCTCGCGCTCATCGAAGAGCGACGGCTGCACCTGGTGCGCGGCTACTCGTCGCTCTACGATCTGTGCGTGCGCTGGCTCGGGATGAGCGAGGGGCAGGCGCATCGCAGCGTCTCCGGCGCGCACGCGGCGAAGTGCTTTCCCCTCGCGCTGGAGATGATCGCGGATGGCCGCTTGCACCTCACCGGTCTTTCGCTCATCGCCAAGCGCCTCACGCCCGAGAATCACGCTCAGCTGCTCGAAGACGTGGCGGGAAAGACCAAAGCCGAGATCTTGATCGTGCTCGCCCGCTGGTTTCCGAAGCCGGACGTTCCGGATCGCGTGGAGCCGGTGTCGGGCGGGTCGCACCCTTCCGAACAAGGCAGTTTGGGCCTGGACGGCGCGCCGCGTTCCCGCGTGGAGCCGCTGTCGGAGGGGCGCTTTCTCGTGCATTTCAGCGGCAGCGCGGAGCTGAAGGGCAAGCTCGAGCACGCCCAAAACTTGATGAGCCACGTGAGCCGGAAGCTCGAGGTCGTCTTCGAACGTGCCCTTGACGCGCTGATTCGCGAACTCGAGAACAAGCAGTGGGGCAAGTCCGACCACCCTCGCCGCTCCGGGGGTCGCAAGGACCGAAGGCCAAGCCGTGCGGACAAACGGGAGGTCTACGAACGCGATGGAGCGCAGTGCAGCTACGTGTCTCCGTCGGGCACCCGCTGCACGGCGCGCGCGTTCCTTCAATACGACCACGTCGACCCGCGCGGCAAGGGTGGCGGCGGCGAAGCGCGCAACGGTCGCCTGCTGTGCGCCGCACATAACGATCTCCACGCACGACAAGCCTACGGGAGCGAAATCATCGACGAGAAGGTCCGCCGCGCCCGATCAAGGGCGGAGCAGGGTGGCGCGGCTCAGACTGCGACGGACAAGTTCGACAAGCTCCGCGCGGCGCTCGTCACCATGGGCTTCAAGAAAGCCGAGTGTTGCAAGGTGGTCGCGACGCTCGGCACAGAGGCGGAACGCTTGCCCTTGGACCAGCTGATCCGCGAGGCCCTACTCAGACTCACGCCGCGCTGAGCTCGCCAGCCTTCCCTGGCGAATGTCGTCCGTAGTTCCGCGCAGGGGGGACGCTTCGGCCCTTTGCCGCGCCGGACCAGAAAAACCATGACCCAGTCGAATGGCACGTCCCTCTGCGCGCTCCGTCATCGCATTCGAGCACCCACAAATGCGTGAGGAGAGCCCAACAGAAGACGGAAGCTTTCGATCAGTAGTCGAAGCCCAGCACACCGAAGCCCACCACGTTCAGAGCGATGCCAACGGCGTACATGCTGGAAACGGCGATGACCTTGCTGCGAAGCTTCTTGGCGGCCATCACGAGCAGGGCGGCCACGTAGAAGTGGAAGTAGCCGAACAGGAAGATGAGCCACACGCCGAAAAAGCTCCTGTTCCAGAAGGGGTACTCCCAGATCAGAAGGCCGGCGCGGTTCAGGTACACCTCCACGAACACGCAGAAGGCGGAGTAGCCGATGGCCCAGAACCAGCGATTGGGGATGCCCAAGATGCGCACCTTCGGATCTTCGTGAACGCTGTTCGCGTAGATGATGCCGGAGATCGCGAACATGAACATGATCTCGATGTTCCAGCCCACCATGGTCCGAAGCGCCGTTTCACCGGGCGCGGTCCACAACGCGGAGCGCCCGGTGATGGCGAGCACCCAACCGTTGAGGGTCTCGTTCACGAAGTCCATGCCGAGCACGGTGAGCCCCGCCAGCACCGCGTTCCAATCGCGCGAGGCGCGCGCCTTTCTGATCTCGCTGGTGTAGATGTAGAAGACGATCGCCAGAAGCGGGATGACGTACCACTTCAACGTGGAAAGATCGCGGAGGCCGGTGAGCGCCCGGATGCTGGCTTCGGTCATGGCACGGGGAAAGGTTAGTCCCGCGGCGGCCGGCCAACGAGGCGCGTGCCGTTCCTCGATGATCGATGTAACCTCCGAAGCCGTAGATGAGCGACTATCGAGACGACCGCCCTGCGCTCAGGGATCGCATTCGGGTGCTGGAGGGCGAGCTGGAACGGACGCGTGGCGAGCTGTCGGAAGCGCAGGCGGAGATCGAGAGCCTGAAGGAGCGCGCGGCCGAGGCTGATTCACTCTTTCAGGAGAACGCGCGACTCTCGGTGTCGTTGAAAAAGCTGGAACGAAAGAAGAAGGGGCCGCAAAACCCCATGAAGGTCATGGGGCCGGT includes these proteins:
- a CDS encoding VapC toxin family PIN domain ribonuclease; this encodes MSRCLVLHAEAMSALGGRSTKRQREVRAAMSAAFRLGREVVVPAVVLAELYRGRDHDQLLDACLSRETGETGIYVRPTDRSMARLVGGILAAAGVGSTFMVDAHVVAAAVELGGGVVLTADAGDLRKLSAPYRNVTVVDIG
- a CDS encoding L,D-transpeptidase family protein — translated: MRARSLLWLALAMAGCGKKPAGAEVPPEPSRAPAPPEPTAILYQLPKKPPAVAALSPKVYIRSAPAPGAPEIGAIHIGTWVDLKQPKPVGTNGCAGGWVAVEPEGYVCLDRSTTLDIEGHPLLAAIQKHQGDFSAAAPYRWAESREAPLYRRLPTEEEQARSEYDLERHLRRVDKARKDPEHVPSTLAGVDLRPATGSVPGFLADGAVSPWSQVNTPGDPRVRAGRVPTRSSIAYTDEFFANGRSWLLTSDLLLVPKDRVVPLEPATFAGVHLDEHVRRLPLAFIRREPRPKFRFVSDATAKREPSGVVPAADFTQVEDAEGGHFEETGATFERLAWVGLTGHVRRSRSVRYLETRDDGIWIREDDATVVQSEPPKGFELAPGEKWIDVSIFRGTLVAYEGRQAVFATLISPGMNGYKRINGEPGKYTTPTGTFRMEWKHLSTTMSPDPKRMSYYLSEVPYTQFFHMPFALHAAYWHDRFGEPKSGGCVNLSVKDAQWLFGWTDPKLPDGWHSVRSGGDRGEGTWVRVH
- a CDS encoding type II toxin-antitoxin system CcdA family antitoxin, which gives rise to MTAAKRKISVSLDAELVAELEASEVALSTQVNEAVRDALARRRRQRLLGELLADLDRRHGKVAEATIAKYEALHS
- a CDS encoding Uma2 family endonuclease — translated: MSRRFSFAEYVVLAEDAAVKLEFLNGQVWAMAGGSPEHAAVAGNVVALLNVRLAGKKCRVFTSDLRVRIKATGLGTYPDVSVVCGKLEIDPDDPTQQTVTNPCVLVEVLSPSTEDYDRGDKLAHYQQIPSLQEIVFVAQGRQQIEVVRREADGSWSRHVSGEGESAELSSLGAELPVAKVYENPLAD
- a CDS encoding MBL fold metallo-hydrolase, giving the protein MRRALLLLCALLSSGCIVPVGRFFAPVFETPARVPNKITEPVRKDAHLAVLWVGHATVLIQIDDKIILTDPVFTNAVGQLSARLSEPGLAAENVPPVDAVLISHLHFDHLSLGSLELLEPKIRTLVMPQDGLVYLTDFSFPAMELPRWHSVDLDGLRITAVPVVHNGMRYGIDIGWMKRAFTGYVIQYHGVTVYFGGDTAYGPHFKETHNRFGHIDLALLPISPIEPRSFMKKSHVDPEEAVRGFLELGAERMVPMHYDTFVNGQDEPGDALRALRSAMKRHALDAERVAILRIGEQRVFLRR
- a CDS encoding MYXO-CTERM sorting domain-containing protein; protein product: MRTPVFALALVATAALSTAAHADLPPPDGEKFVSFSFQVQNVEAFPDTVLLAYPYSASNGAPTVEVAEVKANAPLTIGRRSANTELYTMKRTDYDAWKKSYKPGKDEFNDPELKKLFESDKVVKCDTAPTRVFQLPKDDPRDAVLQTLKLESAKPCHVTEASAQAKAAPDSDPKPTPAADPKPTPASEPPPNPTPSSPPKSGCGGCATGGAPSPGGALSLLALGAAVLLRRRR
- a CDS encoding Uma2 family endonuclease, which encodes MAQPVLPTCSYQEYLERLEASEIRLEFVDGIVYAMAGGTPAHNRVVMRLTLHVGGQLPKRCEAYGSDQKIRAHNAGYFPDLSIVCGAPSTAPDDPNAFTNPSTLFEVLSPSTAGTDQTTKAERYKALASLQEYVIVAQPERRVVVHRRTPDGFQLEEYGPTDVIALSCGVKLQVSELYA